Genomic DNA from Prunus persica cultivar Lovell chromosome G1, Prunus_persica_NCBIv2, whole genome shotgun sequence:
TCGTTATCGTGATTGTCATATGCCAGAAAAGAAGTCAGAAAGGCAGCTCTGTTAATCCCGACTTTCAGACACTCACAATGGATAAGTTTCTAAATGATATGGAAAGAGAGAAGCCCATCAGGTTCACTTCTCAACAACTTCGGATTGCAACTGATAACTTCACCAACTTGTTGGGGCAAGGAGGTTTTGGTGCAGTTTATAAAGGGATATTTAGTAATGGAACCCTTGTAGCGGTGAAGGTTCTAAATGGGAGCTCAGACAAGAGAATTGAGGAACAATTTATGGCGGAAGTTAGTACAATTGGAAGAATTCATCATTTCAATCTAGTCCGTCTTCATGGTTTATGCTTTGAGAAACACCTCAGAGCACTTGTTTATGAGTACATGCGAAATGGATCGCTTGACAAGTTCTTATTTCATAGGAACAAGGACTTAGGATTTGAAAAGCTTCATGAAATAGCGGTGGGGACAGCGAGAGGGATTGCTTACTTGCATGAAGAATGCCAACAACGAATAGTCCATTACGATATAAAGCCTGAAAATATTCTTTTGGACGCAAATTTCTTTCCAAAAGTAGCTGATTTCGGTTTGGCTAAGCTCTGTAACAGGGATAATACTCATATAACCATGACTGGGGGGAGAGGCACTCCTGGTTATGCTGCACCTGAAGTATGGATGCGGTTTCCTATAACACACAAATGTGATGTTTACAGCTTTGGGATGCTATTGTTTGAGATCATTGGCAGGAGAAGGAATCTTGATATTAATATTCAAGACAGCCAAGACTGGTTCCCAAGGTGGGTTTGGAAGAAGTTTGAGCCTGGAGAACTAGGAGAGATAATGGTTGTTTGCGGAATAGAGGAGAAAGATAAAGAGAGGGCTGAGAGAATTGTAAAGGTTGCTA
This window encodes:
- the LOC109946858 gene encoding rust resistance kinase Lr10-like isoform X2; amino-acid sequence: MSSYQSAPSSNSGETAVIAIGLVVLLVKIVIVIVICQKRSQKGSSVNPDFQTLTMDKFLNDMEREKPIRFTSQQLRIATDNFTNLLGQGGFGAVYKGIFSNGTLVAVKVLNGSSDKRIEEQFMAEVSTIGRIHHFNLVRLHGLCFEKHLRALVYEYMRNGSLDKFLFHRNKDLGFEKLHEIAVGTARGIAYLHEECQQRIVHYDIKPENILLDANFFPKVADFGLAKLCNRDNTHITMTGGRGTPGYAAPEVWMRFPITHKCDVYSFGMLLFEIIGRRRNLDINIQDSQDWFPRWVWKKFEPGELGEIMVVCGIEEKDKERAERIVKVAIWCVQYMPEARPSMSVVVKMLEGAIEIPRPSTNPFQHLMSDTPYPTAPVYDTSNGTYSTSAFGSDPSRTVTGYSVVHGTPIMRKYEIEIAST
- the LOC109946858 gene encoding rust resistance kinase Lr10-like isoform X1 codes for the protein MPGCWFVPYREDFPIGGKLWELHLDPPRRNSWNRHCQGSRSAPSSNSGETAVIAIGLVVLLVKIVIVIVICQKRSQKGSSVNPDFQTLTMDKFLNDMEREKPIRFTSQQLRIATDNFTNLLGQGGFGAVYKGIFSNGTLVAVKVLNGSSDKRIEEQFMAEVSTIGRIHHFNLVRLHGLCFEKHLRALVYEYMRNGSLDKFLFHRNKDLGFEKLHEIAVGTARGIAYLHEECQQRIVHYDIKPENILLDANFFPKVADFGLAKLCNRDNTHITMTGGRGTPGYAAPEVWMRFPITHKCDVYSFGMLLFEIIGRRRNLDINIQDSQDWFPRWVWKKFEPGELGEIMVVCGIEEKDKERAERIVKVAIWCVQYMPEARPSMSVVVKMLEGAIEIPRPSTNPFQHLMSDTPYPTAPVYDTSNGTYSTSAFGSDPSRTVTGYSVVHGTPIMRKYEIEIAST